A DNA window from Methylocystis heyeri contains the following coding sequences:
- the icmH gene encoding type IVB secretion system protein IcmH/DotU has protein sequence MMSGNDDPFGPEPERTIIAPNPGLRRPPPSSAPSRPSSPYTPASAPAYRPERLPPQPVDRPFGASEPYPGPRGADEGVDSWITAERGDVQQSATLGRAEDLRFEELVARNENPIMHAAAPLLLLLGRLRVAALRASFASLMEQVAAAIDFFDKEMRASGIAREQANVAKYLICATADDIVQNIPTEDRHVWTQYSMLSRFFGERTGGVRFFEELERLKRDPATNYNVLELQHACLALGFQGVHRTSAGGLTKLQLIQRDLYENLRRQRQRGTRILSPRWRGQAFAMPRSHLTIPLWSIAGVIALALFALFLVLRSMLGGQSDAVATALIGLHPNGKITLQRRVAEKPAPLPPQVVTQLQRIRAQLSDEIARGVASADYYGKWISIRLGAVTMFDSGQAKLLPQFSGISEKIAKIVDKEAGPIRIVGHTDNQPLSVFNHFKNNQQLSIERANAVAALLRPMLTDPNRISTDGRGPDEPVADNNTPQGKARNRRVEVLVTRVDRY, from the coding sequence ATGATGAGCGGGAATGACGATCCCTTCGGGCCAGAACCGGAACGCACCATCATCGCGCCCAATCCGGGCCTGCGCCGCCCGCCGCCGTCATCTGCGCCGTCCCGGCCGTCGTCGCCCTACACGCCGGCTTCGGCGCCGGCCTATCGGCCGGAGCGCCTGCCGCCGCAACCCGTCGACCGCCCCTTCGGCGCCAGCGAACCCTATCCGGGCCCTAGAGGCGCGGACGAAGGCGTCGACTCTTGGATCACCGCCGAGCGCGGGGACGTTCAGCAAAGCGCGACGCTCGGACGCGCAGAGGATTTGCGCTTCGAAGAACTCGTCGCGCGCAACGAGAACCCGATCATGCACGCTGCAGCGCCCCTGCTGCTGTTGCTTGGCCGCCTGCGAGTCGCCGCGTTGCGTGCGTCTTTCGCCAGCCTCATGGAGCAGGTTGCCGCGGCGATCGACTTCTTCGACAAGGAGATGCGGGCCAGCGGCATCGCCCGCGAGCAGGCCAATGTCGCGAAATATCTGATCTGCGCAACGGCGGACGACATCGTGCAGAACATCCCGACCGAGGATCGTCATGTCTGGACACAGTACAGCATGCTTTCGCGCTTCTTCGGCGAACGCACCGGCGGCGTGCGCTTCTTCGAGGAACTCGAACGTTTGAAGCGCGATCCCGCGACCAATTACAATGTTCTGGAGCTGCAACACGCCTGTCTCGCGCTGGGCTTTCAAGGCGTGCATCGCACCTCCGCCGGCGGCTTGACCAAATTGCAGCTCATCCAGCGCGACCTCTATGAAAACTTGCGCCGCCAGCGTCAGCGCGGCACCAGGATTCTTTCGCCCCGTTGGCGGGGGCAAGCCTTCGCCATGCCGCGCTCGCATTTAACCATCCCGCTTTGGAGCATAGCGGGCGTAATCGCCCTCGCGCTTTTCGCGCTTTTCTTGGTCCTGCGTTCAATGCTGGGCGGTCAAAGCGACGCCGTTGCAACTGCGCTGATCGGCCTGCATCCGAACGGCAAGATCACGCTCCAGCGGCGCGTCGCAGAGAAACCAGCCCCTCTCCCGCCGCAAGTGGTCACGCAATTGCAACGCATCCGCGCGCAGCTTTCGGACGAAATCGCGCGGGGCGTCGCCTCGGCGGATTACTACGGCAAATGGATATCGATCCGGCTCGGCGCGGTCACGATGTTCGACTCCGGTCAGGCGAAGCTCTTGCCGCAATTCTCGGGCATCTCGGAGAAAATCGCGAAAATCGTCGACAAGGAAGCGGGGCCGATAAGGATCGTCGGCCATACGGATAATCAACCGCTCAGCGTCTTCAACCATTTCAAGAACAATCAGCAGCTCTCGATCGAACGCGCCAATGCGGTTGCTGCGCTGTTGCGCCCGATGCTCACCGACCCGAACCGGATCTCGACTGATGGACGCGGCCCGGACGAACCCGTCGCCGACAATAACACTCCCCAGGGAAAAGCACGGAACCGGCGCGTCGAAGTGCTGGTGACGCGTGTCGACCGATACTAG
- the tssK gene encoding type VI secretion system baseplate subunit TssK: MSWRSKVVWREGLFLRPHHLQQADRYLERLVEARTSHISPYPWGFSHLEIDLDLAQQSKFALRKATGLMPDGTPFDAPDDGMPPLAIEAPENCAGLTVWLTLPHVVSNTREVDHRTKEAASRYVEGVETIIDTVSELRNEEEIDVAHLRLALEIGRTPKQGYNCLAVARIVEIRDRALIFDQKFAPPVLISAAHPVVSGWIDRVIGWIDNKVEELARYAADPSAGGGLQSVDYFMLQTLNRAIPLLRHLRQSGYTHPERIYAAFTSLAGELATFAALDRRARTYPAYDHDHLEDVFEPILRDLQEFLSANLGRRAIRLELIQRATNAYVSPIRDRSLFRNATFVLEVSAALPLTDIQQQLPQLFKLGPNGRMNEIVHANLPGVRLVHMPTPPAQIRAISNHVYFFLDKQSPLWPEFSNAASIGLHFSGDWPELQLELWAVLEGAR; encoded by the coding sequence ATGTCCTGGCGCAGCAAGGTCGTTTGGAGAGAGGGGTTGTTTTTACGCCCTCACCATCTGCAACAGGCCGACCGCTATCTCGAAAGGCTCGTCGAAGCCCGCACTTCGCATATCTCCCCCTATCCATGGGGCTTTTCGCATCTTGAAATCGACCTCGATCTTGCGCAGCAAAGCAAGTTCGCCTTGCGTAAAGCCACGGGTCTGATGCCCGACGGCACCCCGTTTGACGCGCCCGACGATGGGATGCCGCCGCTCGCGATCGAGGCCCCGGAGAATTGCGCCGGACTGACCGTCTGGCTCACCCTGCCGCACGTCGTCTCCAACACACGCGAAGTCGATCATCGCACAAAAGAGGCCGCGAGCCGTTACGTCGAAGGTGTCGAGACCATCATCGACACGGTTTCCGAGCTGCGCAATGAAGAAGAAATAGACGTAGCGCATTTGCGCCTCGCCTTGGAAATCGGACGCACGCCCAAACAGGGTTACAATTGCCTCGCTGTCGCGCGGATCGTCGAAATCCGCGACCGTGCGCTGATCTTCGACCAAAAATTCGCGCCGCCGGTATTGATCAGCGCCGCGCATCCCGTGGTTTCGGGCTGGATAGATCGCGTCATCGGCTGGATCGACAATAAGGTCGAGGAACTCGCGCGCTACGCCGCAGACCCGTCGGCGGGGGGTGGGCTCCAAAGCGTCGACTATTTCATGTTGCAGACGCTCAACCGCGCGATCCCGCTGCTACGGCATTTGCGTCAGTCCGGCTACACACATCCCGAACGCATATATGCGGCGTTCACCTCGCTTGCGGGCGAACTCGCGACCTTCGCCGCTTTGGATCGTCGTGCGAGAACCTATCCTGCATATGATCACGACCATCTCGAGGACGTGTTCGAACCGATCCTGCGTGATTTACAGGAGTTTTTGAGCGCCAATCTCGGACGGCGCGCCATCCGGCTCGAACTCATCCAGCGGGCGACCAACGCCTATGTCTCTCCCATTCGCGATCGTTCGCTGTTCCGCAATGCGACCTTCGTGCTCGAAGTCTCCGCTGCGCTGCCGCTCACGGACATACAGCAGCAGTTGCCGCAGCTGTTCAAGCTCGGGCCCAATGGCCGCATGAACGAGATCGTGCACGCGAACCTCCCCGGCGTGCGGCTCGTGCATATGCCGACGCCGCCTGCACAGATCCGCGCGATCTCAAACCACGTCTATTTCTTTCTCGACAAGCAGTCGCCGCTCTGGCCGGAATTCTCGAACGCCGCTTCGATCGGTCTGCACTTCTCCGGAGATTGGCCCGAACTGCAGCTTGAACTCTGGGCGGTGTTGGAAGGGGCGAGATGA
- the tagH gene encoding type VI secretion system-associated FHA domain protein TagH: MQLTLTIENFTNLPDGGPLRYTVTGARGLDIGRAQYLDWTLPDPERHISSKHCEIRHEYGDYLLYDVSTNGVFVNGSENRTQSPYRLSDGDRLVIGQYIIAVRVEKNANRDSDAVSPDFMHQAAVYDDLWRPEGATPPPISPKDTRPMEAAAIVHGDWLDRPADLPTPSSAPRNDIEQWIAPPPALDLPPETPPAPTPRRPSMPETEEFWLDSPPIKADVASAASMEATPSPHEATATPTAAPVAELQIAEPAFAAFLSAFAAASGAPTGPLSQQGPEELGRQLGGLVRSLASEMKLLLDARSETKRVTRSAQQTTIQLESNNPLKFSPSVDDAMRLMFGPSTRSYLGAEEAFAQGFFDLKQHQVRTFAAMQQAMRIIAEEFDPAGIDKAAEKGGGLFKTARKARLWELYETRWKAMTARHDGGLVGVFMRHFSDCYDKS; this comes from the coding sequence ATGCAACTCACCTTGACGATCGAGAATTTTACAAACCTTCCGGACGGCGGACCGCTGCGCTACACGGTCACCGGGGCGCGCGGGCTGGACATCGGACGGGCGCAATATCTGGATTGGACGTTGCCCGATCCAGAGCGTCACATCTCGAGCAAGCACTGCGAAATTCGACACGAATACGGCGATTATCTGCTTTACGACGTTTCCACCAACGGCGTTTTCGTCAACGGTTCAGAAAATAGAACGCAGTCCCCCTATCGCCTGAGCGACGGCGACCGTCTGGTCATTGGCCAATACATCATTGCCGTGCGAGTCGAAAAGAACGCTAATAGGGACTCGGACGCGGTTTCGCCTGATTTCATGCATCAAGCGGCCGTATACGACGATTTATGGCGGCCGGAAGGCGCAACGCCCCCGCCGATCTCACCTAAAGACACGCGCCCCATGGAAGCGGCGGCGATCGTCCATGGCGATTGGCTGGATCGCCCCGCGGATCTCCCAACGCCGTCGTCCGCGCCACGCAACGATATTGAACAATGGATCGCGCCGCCGCCGGCTCTCGACCTGCCGCCCGAGACGCCGCCTGCGCCGACTCCGCGCCGGCCCTCGATGCCGGAGACCGAGGAGTTCTGGCTGGACTCGCCGCCCATCAAGGCGGATGTGGCGAGCGCGGCTTCGATGGAAGCGACTCCGAGCCCCCACGAAGCGACCGCGACTCCGACAGCGGCGCCCGTCGCCGAATTGCAGATCGCGGAACCGGCTTTCGCCGCCTTTCTTTCAGCCTTCGCCGCCGCATCGGGAGCGCCGACCGGCCCATTGTCGCAGCAAGGTCCCGAAGAACTCGGTCGTCAGCTGGGCGGGCTCGTGCGCAGCCTCGCCTCCGAGATGAAGCTGCTGCTCGACGCGCGCTCGGAAACGAAACGCGTCACGCGCAGCGCGCAGCAAACGACGATCCAACTCGAAAGCAACAATCCGCTCAAATTCTCGCCGAGCGTCGACGACGCCATGCGCCTTATGTTCGGTCCGTCCACCCGCAGCTACCTCGGCGCCGAGGAGGCTTTCGCGCAAGGGTTTTTCGATCTCAAGCAACATCAGGTCAGAACCTTCGCGGCGATGCAACAGGCGATGCGCATCATCGCGGAAGAATTTGACCCGGCCGGCATCGACAAAGCAGCGGAAAAAGGCGGCGGACTGTTCAAGACCGCACGAAAAGCGCGCCTGTGGGAGCTTTACGAGACCCGGTGGAAGGCCATGACCGCGCGGCATGACGGCGGACTCGTCGGCGTATTCATGCGGCATTTCTCGGATTGCTACGACAAGAGCTAA
- a CDS encoding DUF6931 family protein produces the protein MSPARFVSAQDLFAAFPTAAKDIGAAPNGEAPLAFAAALAAAGREMAAIAFCAYLLERRKASWWACQAMRCLPSAPTPHELRALDAAEKWVRQPDEASRRAAYDIACAGDKRSPATFVAYAAGFAGPSLKLSTAKAAEVLLIRVTPQLTAQCVRAAFLLAGARLPLSQKCDYLRSWLDQGMQLARRG, from the coding sequence ATGAGCCCTGCAAGATTCGTCAGCGCGCAAGACCTGTTCGCGGCGTTTCCGACCGCCGCCAAAGATATCGGCGCGGCGCCGAACGGCGAAGCGCCCCTCGCCTTTGCTGCGGCTCTGGCGGCAGCCGGCCGGGAAATGGCGGCCATCGCCTTCTGCGCCTATCTGCTGGAGCGCCGCAAAGCGAGCTGGTGGGCTTGCCAGGCGATGCGCTGTCTACCATCCGCGCCGACGCCCCATGAATTGCGCGCCCTTGACGCCGCCGAGAAATGGGTGCGCCAGCCAGACGAGGCGTCGCGCAGGGCCGCCTATGACATCGCCTGCGCGGGCGACAAGAGATCTCCTGCGACTTTCGTCGCTTACGCGGCAGGCTTCGCCGGACCTTCTTTGAAGCTCTCGACGGCGAAAGCGGCTGAAGTTTTGCTCATCCGCGTCACGCCGCAACTGACGGCGCAATGTGTGCGGGCGGCGTTCCTGCTCGCCGGCGCGCGGCTTCCGCTGTCGCAGAAATGCGATTATCTTCGGAGCTGGTTGGATCAGGGCATGCAACTGGCGCGGAGGGGCTAG
- a CDS encoding type VI secretion system Vgr family protein — translation MDADLDQTKRIAAFTTPLGENTLALEAFEASEGLSELFEYQVDALSKEAAIDFDQILGRACTVTLDLGRNGQRSFNGVSVEAQATGMRGDLYSYRFLLRPTLWLLTRTTNCFIWHEKSAMDIIQEVLRKRGVDFRNAASSNGPKLEYCVQYRETDFNLVSRLMEQHGIYYFFEHSNDGHKMVLADAPSSHQPLPIGASIDYAAKKAGASHFEKRRIHSWSSSRRLRTGKVTLRDYDFKKPNADMTGDAEGAEKYAKAQMEFYDYPGKYSERGDGKDYAKFRLEAEQALDHRRFAEGEAADFFPGGLVSLDKYPDAAENKQYLIAHCVHRFSMERYRSEAGAAPTDFRPYSGEYELHPKDQQYRAPMTARKPIIHGPQTAKVVARKDKDGEEIDVDDDGYGRVKVCFYWDREDARSCWVRVAQMWAGAKWGGQFIPRIGMEVVVEFLEGDPDRPLIVGAVYNADNGYPYSLPSNKTRSGVKSNSSKGGAGYNEFMFEDQKASEKIRLHAEKDLESQILHAETRTIGERFETPVGQSSRKTTIKMGDDELSLESGSRKTTIAMEDKVTVGTNRSATIGATCSTKVAADQSTQVGGAISVEAGGEITIMAGGAINIEAGATITITAGVSIVLEAGGATFTIGPGVITEEGPMVVAGPMVATGVVVPPAG, via the coding sequence ATGGACGCGGATCTAGATCAGACGAAGCGCATTGCCGCTTTCACGACTCCGCTGGGCGAGAATACTCTCGCTCTCGAAGCGTTCGAGGCCTCCGAAGGCCTGAGCGAACTCTTTGAATACCAGGTCGATGCGCTCAGCAAAGAAGCCGCAATCGACTTCGATCAAATCCTCGGACGCGCCTGTACGGTCACGCTCGATCTCGGACGAAACGGCCAGCGCTCTTTCAATGGCGTCTCCGTCGAAGCCCAGGCGACCGGAATGCGCGGCGATCTTTATTCCTACAGATTTCTGCTGCGCCCGACGCTATGGCTGTTGACCCGCACGACCAACTGTTTTATTTGGCACGAGAAGTCGGCAATGGATATTATTCAGGAAGTCTTGCGCAAGCGTGGCGTCGACTTCCGAAACGCGGCTTCGTCGAACGGTCCAAAGCTTGAATACTGCGTGCAATATCGCGAAACCGATTTCAACCTGGTTTCCCGGCTCATGGAGCAGCACGGAATCTATTACTTCTTCGAGCATTCAAATGATGGGCATAAGATGGTGCTGGCCGATGCGCCTTCGTCCCACCAACCTTTGCCGATCGGCGCCAGCATCGATTACGCCGCGAAAAAAGCCGGCGCTTCGCACTTTGAAAAGCGCAGGATTCACAGCTGGTCTTCAAGCCGGCGTTTGCGCACCGGCAAGGTGACTTTGCGCGATTATGATTTCAAGAAACCGAACGCCGATATGACCGGCGACGCCGAAGGCGCCGAAAAATACGCCAAGGCGCAAATGGAGTTCTATGATTATCCCGGCAAATACAGTGAACGGGGAGACGGCAAGGATTACGCGAAATTTCGACTCGAAGCGGAACAGGCGCTCGACCATCGCCGTTTTGCGGAAGGCGAGGCCGCGGATTTTTTCCCCGGAGGACTGGTCTCCCTGGACAAATATCCAGACGCGGCCGAGAACAAACAATATCTCATTGCGCATTGCGTCCATCGTTTCTCGATGGAGCGCTATCGTTCGGAGGCGGGCGCCGCTCCGACGGATTTTCGGCCCTACAGCGGCGAATATGAGCTGCACCCCAAAGACCAGCAATATCGCGCGCCGATGACTGCGCGCAAACCGATCATTCACGGCCCCCAGACCGCGAAAGTGGTGGCGCGCAAGGACAAGGATGGGGAAGAAATCGACGTAGACGACGATGGCTACGGGCGCGTCAAGGTTTGCTTCTACTGGGACCGCGAGGATGCGCGCTCCTGCTGGGTTCGCGTCGCCCAAATGTGGGCCGGCGCCAAATGGGGCGGACAGTTCATTCCGCGCATCGGCATGGAGGTCGTCGTCGAGTTTCTTGAAGGCGACCCCGATCGGCCCCTGATCGTGGGGGCGGTTTACAACGCTGACAACGGTTATCCCTATTCGCTGCCGAGCAACAAAACGCGGTCTGGAGTCAAGTCCAACAGCTCGAAGGGCGGCGCCGGCTACAACGAATTCATGTTCGAGGACCAGAAGGCTTCCGAGAAAATCCGGCTGCACGCCGAAAAGGATCTCGAGTCCCAGATACTCCACGCGGAAACGCGCACGATCGGCGAGCGCTTCGAGACGCCGGTCGGGCAATCTTCGCGCAAGACGACGATCAAGATGGGCGACGACGAACTCAGCCTCGAGAGCGGCAGCCGCAAGACGACGATCGCCATGGAAGACAAAGTCACCGTCGGAACCAATCGCAGCGCCACCATCGGCGCAACCTGCTCGACGAAGGTTGCAGCCGATCAGAGCACCCAGGTTGGCGGCGCCATCAGCGTCGAAGCCGGCGGTGAAATAACGATCATGGCGGGCGGGGCCATCAACATCGAGGCCGGCGCGACGATCACAATCACAGCCGGCGTGTCGATCGTGCTCGAGGCTGGCGGTGCGACCTTCACCATCGGCCCCGGCGTGATCACCGAAGAAGGCCCCATGGTGGTGGCCGGACCGATGGTGGCGACCGGCGTCGTCGTGCCGCCGGCGGGTTGA
- a CDS encoding ImpA family type VI secretion system protein, whose product MSRIDLASAAKPLSETDPCGLDLDIAGDEDYLNFVAIAEGLLPTEYFRDGEAFVSTGTEFEDHIARIAPLLARTRDVRLFSLLARFSILRRDYARFASCLDAIAGLFEEHWNDVHPRADGGSYVLRAAALSPLNEPTVVFPLQYMPLAEDKRLGSVTYRARMCAEGAAKPRDGEKILPLPTILQILRESDTERLAATIDLASRLAASVERIHTAFAEHCGLEKTPTLNRIRETVVGIRATLKEAAKTDDEPGTEAEGDASAIMLRPGKLAKAGDARRALDAAIAYFRRQEPSSPVLPLIAQAREIQGKPFASVMEALLPRKAGDAEFMIGDRKRFALPLELLAPITPEADGYAEDVSDDDEEPDQAPDEAFIEDARDGSAVEEGLEERDGEDRVSASSEDEIAPDAESLIEAAQLDADAGDRVISEGRRIGLAKPARAKADFAAATRAEAMSLLDDVAQYFQVAEPSSPIPWLIACAKNVANQDFLSLLGSVLPEDALRDRDEN is encoded by the coding sequence ATGTCCCGGATTGATTTGGCTTCGGCGGCGAAGCCGCTCAGCGAAACCGACCCCTGCGGCCTCGACCTCGATATTGCCGGTGACGAAGATTATTTGAACTTCGTCGCCATCGCCGAAGGTCTGCTGCCGACCGAATATTTCAGAGACGGAGAAGCTTTCGTCAGCACGGGAACGGAATTCGAGGACCATATTGCGCGCATCGCGCCGCTGCTCGCGCGGACCCGCGATGTAAGGCTGTTCAGTCTGCTGGCGCGGTTCTCGATCTTGCGCCGCGATTATGCGCGGTTCGCATCGTGCCTCGACGCCATTGCGGGCTTGTTCGAAGAACATTGGAATGACGTGCATCCGCGCGCCGACGGCGGTTCGTACGTGTTGCGCGCCGCGGCGCTCAGCCCGTTGAATGAGCCGACGGTCGTGTTCCCGCTGCAATATATGCCGCTCGCGGAAGACAAGCGGCTGGGCTCCGTCACCTATCGTGCGCGCATGTGCGCCGAAGGCGCAGCCAAGCCGCGGGACGGCGAGAAGATTTTGCCGTTGCCGACGATCCTGCAAATCTTGCGCGAGAGCGATACGGAGCGCCTTGCGGCGACGATCGACCTCGCCAGTCGCCTTGCCGCCTCCGTGGAGCGGATCCACACTGCCTTCGCGGAACATTGCGGACTAGAGAAAACGCCGACGCTCAACAGGATTCGAGAAACTGTCGTGGGCATAAGGGCGACGCTCAAAGAGGCGGCCAAGACCGACGACGAACCGGGAACGGAAGCCGAGGGCGATGCTTCGGCGATCATGCTCAGGCCCGGCAAGCTCGCCAAGGCGGGGGACGCGCGGCGCGCGCTGGACGCGGCGATCGCCTATTTCCGGCGACAAGAGCCCTCGAGTCCCGTCCTGCCGCTCATAGCGCAGGCGCGCGAAATACAGGGCAAGCCATTTGCCTCGGTCATGGAGGCGTTGCTGCCGCGCAAGGCGGGGGACGCCGAATTCATGATTGGCGATCGCAAGCGTTTCGCATTGCCTCTGGAACTCCTAGCGCCGATTACGCCGGAAGCGGATGGCTATGCCGAAGATGTTTCAGACGACGACGAAGAACCTGATCAAGCTCCGGACGAGGCTTTTATCGAAGACGCCAGAGACGGGAGCGCCGTCGAGGAGGGCTTGGAGGAGCGTGATGGAGAAGATCGAGTTTCAGCAAGTTCAGAAGACGAGATTGCGCCGGATGCCGAGAGTCTGATTGAAGCGGCGCAGCTCGACGCGGACGCTGGAGATCGTGTCATCTCCGAAGGCCGGCGCATAGGGCTCGCGAAGCCTGCTCGCGCGAAGGCCGACTTCGCAGCGGCGACCCGTGCCGAGGCTATGTCGTTGCTCGACGACGTGGCGCAATATTTTCAGGTCGCCGAGCCCTCGAGCCCCATCCCCTGGCTGATCGCCTGTGCGAAGAATGTAGCCAATCAGGATTTCCTGAGCTTGCTCGGTTCCGTATTGCCTGAAGATGCGTTGCGGGATCGCGATGAAAATTGA
- a CDS encoding DUF4424 family protein, which produces MIRSRRMCNALVAVLALLTAPEASYAQESLTELLQRGPSFANSSSEGALVIDSQDVSVDPHSIRLKYRISNSSAEALTTVLTMPLPDLDFNDPDASLAIPGTDPTNFMEIKASADQKPLNFVFTQSAFANDKDVSPQLRANHLPLVPVDGFQNQLSALGRGAREKLADQGLLARSGTNQAGETLYFPTWIVKTTGRANLSIAAGQSLSIELRYRTSLGVSKDSVWREPLRSQRGLAAEIERRRVEYCPDHAVYAGVDKLVSTYIEQTKNLEAGKESAKSVAKPDPVPSFFPFSLFQQSDSPPPPAAETAKPAAPPPVANVANLREWRIALDLATGSPPMPVKEFRLLVDKAKKDRVVSFCMNNLKRVSSTAFEMRATDFTPLQPLKIILVGPE; this is translated from the coding sequence ATGATCCGTTCGAGACGAATGTGCAACGCGCTCGTTGCTGTTTTGGCGCTGTTGACCGCGCCTGAGGCGTCTTACGCGCAAGAGAGCCTGACGGAACTATTGCAACGCGGCCCGAGCTTCGCGAACTCATCGTCGGAAGGCGCGCTTGTCATCGATTCGCAAGATGTTTCGGTCGACCCGCATTCAATCCGCCTCAAATATCGGATCAGCAATTCCAGCGCCGAAGCGCTGACGACCGTCTTGACGATGCCGCTACCGGATCTCGACTTCAACGATCCGGACGCCTCCCTGGCCATACCGGGGACAGATCCGACGAACTTCATGGAAATTAAGGCCAGCGCGGACCAGAAGCCGTTGAATTTCGTCTTCACGCAATCCGCCTTTGCGAATGATAAAGACGTGTCGCCGCAATTGCGCGCCAATCATCTGCCTTTGGTTCCGGTCGACGGGTTCCAGAATCAGCTTTCCGCACTTGGGCGTGGGGCGCGCGAAAAGCTCGCCGACCAGGGATTGCTGGCGCGGTCGGGAACCAATCAAGCGGGCGAAACCCTGTATTTTCCCACCTGGATCGTCAAGACCACGGGGCGCGCCAATCTCTCGATCGCGGCCGGGCAGAGCCTCTCGATCGAACTGCGTTATCGTACGAGCCTTGGCGTAAGCAAAGACAGCGTCTGGCGCGAGCCGTTGCGATCGCAGCGCGGGCTCGCCGCCGAGATCGAAAGACGTCGTGTCGAATATTGCCCGGACCATGCTGTGTACGCCGGCGTGGATAAGCTTGTCTCGACCTATATCGAGCAGACGAAAAATTTGGAGGCCGGGAAAGAATCCGCCAAGAGCGTCGCGAAGCCGGATCCCGTCCCAAGCTTCTTTCCATTCTCTCTCTTCCAGCAGAGCGATTCGCCTCCGCCGCCGGCGGCCGAAACCGCCAAGCCTGCCGCCCCGCCGCCGGTCGCAAATGTCGCAAATCTGCGCGAGTGGCGGATTGCGCTCGATCTCGCTACCGGTTCGCCGCCGATGCCGGTCAAGGAATTCAGGCTCCTTGTGGACAAGGCCAAGAAGGACCGCGTCGTCAGCTTTTGCATGAATAATTTGAAGCGTGTTTCATCGACCGCTTTCGAAATGCGCGCCACAGATTTCACGCCCCTGCAGCCGCTCAAGATCATCCTCGTAGGACCGGAGTGA
- a CDS encoding DUF4384 domain-containing protein, whose amino-acid sequence MRFSFLPVALLLVAPAFAQEAGPRRSIRVIDDAKPAQEKLAVLPEDADANPVESNPAGVSVAVLPQRRFSLGDKMTFRVTTKRAGFLVVLDVDATGRLSQIYPNDLMLAGQGGVDSKANLVTPGNPATLPKAAHDAAYGFVASAPKGVGMIVAVLSEAPLQIVDLPDVPTPLAGQKEAAAFIRESMRALTVITAGRRAKAQAPQWSVAVAYYAID is encoded by the coding sequence ATGCGCTTCTCATTTTTGCCGGTTGCGCTGCTGCTCGTCGCCCCGGCGTTTGCGCAGGAAGCCGGGCCGCGCCGCTCGATCCGCGTGATTGACGACGCCAAGCCGGCGCAAGAAAAATTGGCGGTTCTGCCAGAGGACGCCGACGCCAACCCGGTGGAGAGCAATCCCGCTGGCGTCAGCGTAGCGGTATTGCCGCAACGACGCTTTTCGCTCGGAGACAAAATGACGTTTCGAGTTACGACGAAAAGGGCGGGGTTTCTCGTCGTGCTCGACGTTGACGCTACTGGAAGGTTGAGCCAAATCTATCCCAACGACCTCATGCTGGCCGGTCAGGGCGGCGTCGACTCCAAGGCGAATTTGGTCACGCCGGGGAATCCTGCGACCTTACCAAAGGCAGCCCACGACGCGGCCTATGGCTTCGTTGCGTCCGCGCCGAAGGGCGTCGGCATGATCGTCGCCGTTTTGAGCGAGGCGCCGCTGCAAATCGTCGATCTCCCGGATGTTCCAACGCCGCTTGCCGGGCAAAAGGAGGCTGCAGCTTTCATTCGCGAGAGCATGCGCGCTCTGACCGTCATCACCGCCGGGCGCCGCGCCAAGGCGCAAGCGCCTCAGTGGTCCGTCGCCGTCGCTTATTATGCGATAGATTGA